The following coding sequences lie in one Osmerus mordax isolate fOsmMor3 chromosome 13, fOsmMor3.pri, whole genome shotgun sequence genomic window:
- the adgrg1 gene encoding adhesion G-protein coupled receptor G1: METNQPIRWRLGVMMVCLLRLLSSGSCDRDRDFKMCGTWRHSKEPLTLIYDLKKGCDNITISANQSCLSVQGHITGQCEIFEMVEQSLFGEDTAFCVYWEPLLDQLTLEMEQKNQTLCPPSGLYDTCCTGLSHGPNLPKASYGIFDAMIHGDPIGSLTQPAYTFHGEKNSCKELLCAEARQGSNHINIIEDATFRSRVLGDWELPCVQGSVLEMKEDFQGSSVNLPALPDLSIEKNPSIYLPSCLKDPGSSKARVVCSIFTNSSLFNNQLERNNIRILEHVVGITVENEVKNNLPEPVRISFHHDVISVNHSRTCVSWDTRTDTSVHWRRDGCETVESSLEVTTCHCNHLTYFTILVELKSRPVRHLLSLTIITYLGCAASMVSCVALLIFLTKQRRAKETSAPVHRGLATSLFFLNLFFFFTGTLANVGGAELCKIMGAALHYSLLASFSWMALEVFHTFWLVYMVFSPSLKTYMWYLIGFGVPAIPVVVLFTMPDIYGVREVIPMDDISNPYMMCWMVTSDSALMAHYLTNLLFLTLVVLSGLLMLGLVMKKIQNRPEWKKNRVAFLSIWGLSCLFGTTWGLGFLDFGPLSDVVHFSFCILNSFQGFFLMLRFYVLNKMRKQSDCSSRGSSTGSTRQHMLQEKTCS; the protein is encoded by the exons atggagaccaaccagccaatcagatggaGACTGGGGGTGATGATGGTGTGTCTCCTCAGGCTCCTGTCTTCAG GATCATGTGATAGAGATCGTGACTTCAAGATGTGTGGTACCTGGCGGCACAGCAAGGAACCACTGACCCTGATCTATGACCTGAAGAAGGGCTGCGACAACATCACCATCTCGGCCAATCAGAGTTGTCTCTCCGTGCAGGGGCACATCACGGGCCAATGTGAAATCTTTGAGATGGTGGAGCAGAGCTTGTTTGGGGAGGACACAGCGTTTTGTGTGTACTGGGAGCCCCTATTGGATCAGCTGACGCTGGAGATGGAGCAAAAGAATCAGACGCTGTGCCCACCTTCTGGTCTCTATGACACCTGCTGCACCGGCCTATCACACGGCCCCAACCTTCCCAAGGCCTCATACGGGATCTTCGACGCCATGATCCACGGTGACCCCATCGGCAGTCTCACTCAGCCTGCCTACACCTTCCACGGAGAGAAGAACAGCTGTA AGGAGCTTTTGTGTGCGGAGGCCAGACAGGGGTCCAACCACATCAACAT aattgAGGATGCAACATTTAGGTCCCGGGTCCTGGGCGACTGGGAGCTGCCGTGTGTTCAGGGCTCTGTACTGGAAATGAAGGAGGACTTCCAGGGATCCAGTGTTAACCTGCCC GCTCTGCCAGACTTGTCCATTGAGAAGAACCCATCCATCTATCTGCCCAGCTGTCTGAAAGACCCTGGCAGCAGCAAGGCCAGGGTTGTCTGCTCCATCTTCACCAACAGCTCCCTCTTCAAT AACCAGCTCGAAAGAAACAACATTAGGATTCTTGAACATGTGGTGGGAATCACTGTGGAGAATGAGGTCAAAAACAACCTGCCGGAGCCAGTGAGAATCAGTTTTCATCATGACGTGATATCT GTGAATCACTCCAGAACATGTGTTTCATGGGACACCAGGACAG ACACTTCAGTccactggaggagagatggctgTGAGACGGTTGAGAGCAGCCTAGAGGTCACAACGTGTCACTGCAACCACCTGACATACTTCACCATCTTGGTG GAACTGAAGTCGCGGCCAGTGCGCCACCTGCTGTCTCTGACCATCATCACATATCTGGGCTGCGCTGCCTCAATGGTCAGCTGTGTGGCTCTCCTCATCTTTCTGACCAAGCAGAG GAGAGCTAAGGAGACGTCAGCCCCAGTCCACCGGGGTCTGGCCACGTCCCtcttctttctcaatctcttcttcttcttcactgGCACACTGGCTAACGTGGGCGGAGCTGAGCTGTGCAAGATTATGGGTGCTGCTCTGCACTACAGCCTCCTCGCTTCCTTCTCCTGGATGGCCCTCGAGGTGTTTCACACTTTCTGGTTGGTCTACATGGTCTTCAGCCCCTCCCTGAAGACCTATATGTGGTACCTGATAGGCTTCG GTGTCCCTGCCATCCCAGTCGTTGTCCTGTTTACCATGCCAGACATCTATGGTGTGAGGGAGGTCATACCAATGGATGACATCAGCAACCCCTACATGAT GTGCTGGATGGTTACATCTGACTCTGCCCTCATGGCCCACTACCTCACCAACCTGTTATTCCTGACACTGGTGGTTCTGTCTGGCCTGCTGATGCTGGGCCTGGTTATGAAGAAGATACAGAACCGGCCTGAGTGGAAGAAGAACCGTGTGGCCTTCCTCAGCATCTGGGGACTGAGCTGCCTGTTTGGGACCACCTGGGGGCTGGGTTTCCTGGACTTTGGGCCGCTCTCTGACGTCGTCCACTTCTCCTTCTGCATCCTCAACTCCTTCCAGG GGTTCTTCCTGATGCTACGGTTTTACGTTCTAAATAAGATGAGGAAGCAGTCAGACTGTAGCTCGAGGGGCAGCAGCACTGGATCCACCAGACAACACATGCTGCAAGAGAAGACCTGCAGCTGA